The Alphaproteobacteria bacterium region CGCGACCATCAACGTCAATCCGTCGTCGCAGTACTGGCCGAACTGGACCAAGTTCCCGTTCAGCCTGACCGGCTGGACCCATCGTCCGCTGGCGGTGATGCTGCTGGCCCTGGCCTACAAGTCCGGTGTGCCGTGGAACGAGTCGAACTACTCCAATGCGGAGTTCGACGAGATCCTGGCCCAGGCCGAAGGCGTCCTCGACGCCAAGGAGCGGTCGCTGCTGGTCAAGCGTATGGAAGAGATCATGCAGGAGGACGGACCGCTGGTTCAGTCCTGGTGGCGTGATGCCTATGCTGCCTATGACAAGCGGCTGCTTGGCTACCAACAGCATCCGACTAACTACTGGTCGCTGGAGGAATACGCTCTCGCCACCTAGGTTCGGAGCCGACCGATCGACAGGAAGGGCGTCACCGGCAGGTGGCGCCCTTTCCTTTTGTTCCTCTTTCCTTCTGCGACAATCCTGACCGGGCCCCGGCCAGCCGCCATTGCGGCGACGAGACCCCGGGCCGGCGCCGGCCTGTCGCGCTCACACTATCGCGATCTCGCGCCGCGTTAACCAGATGTTGAACGCCAGGAAACGAGCCGGGGTTGTGGTTGCTGGCCCGGCCCCATAGGCTTGCGGCCTGTGAAACGTGCAGGGGCCCGGCCGGGCCAACAGCAACAAGAATCACGCCGGCCGGATCAATCTTCTTTGCACATGAGGGGGATACCCGATGACAAAGGCTCTTCGTAAGGAGGGGGTTGATCATCCATATGTCGGCGAGCTGAAGCGTCAGCTTGCGGACAAGGAAATCGGCCGCCGCGACTTTCTTCAGACGGCAACCATGCTTGGCATGTCGGCGACGGCGGCCTACGCCTTTGCCGGCAAGGTCACAGGCGAGAAAATGGTGTCGCGCGCCAAGGCGGCGGACATGCCCATGGGCGGTACGCCAACCATCTCGGCCCGTGTGCAGGACTTCACCAATCCCCACGCCGATAGCTGGGGCAATGTGGCGACCCGCACCAACTACGACTATCTGGCCAAGACCCACGTGGACAACATCACCCGGCCCATGATGCTGGAAAGCTGGAGCGCCAGCGACGATCTCCGCACCTGGGAGTTCAAGCTGCGTCCGGGAATCAACTTCCACAACGGCCGTCAGTTCACGTCCGACGATGCCATCTGGAACATCGAGCATATGCTTGATGACTCCACCGGCTCATCGGTGCTGGGCCTGATGAAGGACTACATGCTGAACGAAGTGACCAAGACCGTCGATGGCGAGGAAGTCACCCGCCATGAGATCTGGGACGCCAACGCCTTCGAAAAGGTGGACGATCTCACTTTCCGCATGAACACCAAGGCGCCCAATGTGGGTATTCCGGAACACCTCTGGCACTACCCGGCGGTGATGATGGATCCGGAAGAGGGCGGCGTCATGAAGGCCGGCTCCAACGGCACCGGTCCGTTCCCGGTGGTCGATTTTGAACTCGGTCGCCGCATCCGTGTGGAGGCCAATGCCGACTACTGGGCCCGTGGCATGGACTTCGGCGGCGGCAAGATCGGCCCGTACTTCGATGCGGTGGAGTTTGTCGATCTGGGCGATGACACCTCGGCCTTCGTTGCCGCCATGGCATCGCGGCAGGTGATGGGTGGCGTTCTCACCGACAATGCGCAGATCGCCATTGTTGAGACCCTGCCCCATGTGGATCTCTATCAGAAGACCACATCCATTACGGTCATCGCCCGCGGTCACACGACCACCGCGCCGTTCGATGACCCGCGGGTGCGCAAGGCCCTGCGTCTGGCCACCGATCAGCAGGGCGTCCTCGCCCTGGGTGTCCAGGGTTATGGCAGCGTGGCTGAACATCACCACGTCAGCCCGGTCCATCCGGACTATTACAAGCTTCCCTTCTTCGGGCAGAACATCGAAGAGGCGAAGCGCCTGCTGGCCGAGGCCGGTCATCCCAACCTGGAAATGGTCATCGAAACACGGGCCAATCCGGCGTGGGAGATCAACAGCGCCCAGGCTCTGCAGGAGCAGTGGAAGGCGGTTGGCGTCAATGCCACGGTGAACGTCAATCCGTCCTCGCAGTACTGGCCGAACTGGACCAAGTTCCCGTTCAGCCTGACCGGCTGGAGCCATCGTCCGCTGGCGGTGATGCTGCTGGCCCTGGCTTACAAGTCAGGTGTGCCATGGAACGAGTCGAACTTCTCCAATGCGGAGTTCGACGAGATCCTGGCCCAGGCCGAAGGCATTCTCGACGCCAAGGAGCGGTCGCTGCTGGTCAAGCGTCTGGAAGAGATCATGCAGGAGGACGGACCGCTGGTTCAGTCGTTCTGGCGTGACTCCTTCGGTGCGATGGACAAGCGGGTCCTCGGCTACGCTCAGCATCCGCAGGCTTATTTCTCCCTGGAGGAATACGCCATCGCCGGCTGAGTGCAGGCGACAGACTGACAGGAAGGGGCGCCCCAAGGGGCGCCCCTTTTTTTCCCGGGCCGCCGGCGCCGCCCACCCGATCATGCCCGCCCCCCGCCCCGGAACGCCCCCGCCCCCGGAACGCCATGGCCGGTTTGACGCGGCGGCGCTTCCCGGTCAGACTTCCTCTCCAGACACACAATTCAGCTTCGCACCACCCGACCGGCCTGCACCGGATGACCGTGGTCGCGCGGCGGGAGGCAGAAATGGCAAAACTCAGGGTCGGTGATCTGGCGGCGGTGACGGTGGTGACGCCCACGCCCAAACGCCTCACCAACGAACAGGTGGCGGCCTGGAACCGCGACGGCATGCTCTACATGCCCGGCGTCTTTTCCGGCCATGAGATCGGCCTGCTCAAGGCCCTTGTGACGGAAGATGACGCAATCACCGCGAATATCGGCGGCCCGGTCGATTCAAAGGGCGAACAGGCGCAGCTTTTCAGCTTTGGCGGTCAGCCCGACGACGTCATGGGCGCCTTCGTCCGCATCGCCCGCCTGGTGGAAATGACCGAAGACCTTTTGGGCGGCCGCGAGGTCTATCACTGGCACTCCAAGTTTTCCTTCAAGCCGCCCCACTCCAAGGGCACCTGGGACTGGCATCAGGATTACGGCTCCTGGTATCTGGACGGCTGCCTGTGGCCGGATTCCCTGACCGCCATGATCGCCATGGACGTCATTGATGAAAGCAATGGCTGTGTGCAACTGGTTCGTGGTTCACACCTGGCCGGTCGCGTCGACCACATGCCCGTCGGCAAGGCCATGGGGGCGGACCCGGATCGCGTCGCCCGTATGCTGGAAGGCGGCGATCTGGTGATGTGCGAAATGCAGCCGGGCGACGTGGTTTTCTTCCACTCCAACACCCTGCATGCCTCCGGCCCGAACACGTCGCAGCGCTCGCGGGATGTCTTTCATATTTCCTACAACACCGCGCACAGCGCACCGCCCAAGGGCTTTGGCTATACCCGCCACCAGTACGAGCCACTGAAGATGCTGCCTGATGACGTGCTGACCTCCGGCCGCTATGCGCCGCGCGTGGACCGTGACGCCCTGGCGGCTGATCGCGCTCTTCGCGACAAGGACCGTGAGAGAGTAGGCAATCTCTACGGCTATACCCGCTCGGCACAGGAACAACAGGCATCCGGCAAGGCTGCCGCCAAGTAGCCGGGCCGCGTCTTTCGGGCGCGGCTTCGGTCATCGCTATGGCGCAGGGGTAAACACGCCGCCTGCCGGCCGGCGGCGGACGCCCGTAGCAACACGACGGTGTCCTGGTGTGCGGCCGGATATCGCCTGTATAGCCCTGCCGACGCCGGAGCGCCCTGATACGCCTTCGTCCGGTCAGCCAACCGCACGAAGGCGCAAGAGCAGCGGGCCACAAGCAATCAGAAAGCCCATAAAGGCGAGGGTCCAGGCGACCGCCGCTGCCGTCACCAGGCTGGCCGGGCCGGTCGGCCACAGCGCCGCCGTGACCCGCAGCAGGGCGGCGGCCGTTACCGCCACAAAGACCAACGTCAGCAGCGGCCCGGCCGTCAGTGGACTCCCGCTGTGACCGAGTGTCGCCCGGCTCATCATCGCCAGGGTCATGGTGGCGATGGCGCCGGCGCCCAGTCCGTGGATGGCCGCCGGCGCCGCTTCCGGTCGCGCCGCGCCCAGCGCAATCAAGGCCAACGCCAGAACCAGCCAGCCATATCCCAGATGCAGCACCCACAGCAGAGGCTCGCCGGCTGTCGCCGCGCCCCGCCAACGGGCCAGCCGGACGATGTTAAGACCGGCCGCCAGCGCCGCAAGGCCCATGGTCGATGCCGATGCCGGGACAATCACCCAGCCGGCAAGGGCCACACCGGTGGCCAGCAGGACCATCCGGTCATAGGGTCCGAACGGCCGGGGCAAGCCTGACGCTCCCCGTCCTTTAAGCCAGTTGGTGGTGAAACTCGGCACGATCCGACCGCCGATCAACGCGATCATCATGGCCGCCGCCGCCAGACCCAGGCGAAGCCCCACATTCGCCGGGACAGCGCCTGATGCCGCCGACCCATGCCACAACGCCAACGCCAGCAGCATAACCATCACCCCGGCCAGAACCGGCAGGTTGCGCCAGTTGCGCCCGGCCACCAGTTCGCGCCCCACCACCAGCACCAGCATCGTCAAGAAGGCCAGGTCGGCGGCCACCAGCGCCGCCGGCGGAATGGCCGCGCCCGGACCACTGCAGGCGCCGCCCGTCCATTCCCCCGCCCATCCGGCGACTCGACCGCCGAACCACAACCCCACCAGCAGCCACAACCGCCAGCCGGCCAGCGGCAGTCGCCCGGTCCAGTTGGGAATCGCCGTCAGCAGGAAACCGGCCATGACCGCGGGCACATAGCCGAACACCATTTCACGGCCATGCCAGGCGAAGGGATTCGCCGGCAATGCCTGCCCGGCCAAGGGCGAACCGGCCGCCGCCAGCGCGGTCAGCCCCACGACGCACAGGCCCCACACCGCCGCCAGAAAGAAAAAAGGCCTGAATCCCGTTGCGCGCATTCCTGCCCCCGGTTCTGTCGTCGCTGCGGCCTGTCCCATGCTGCCCCGCGCAAGTGGTCAGGCCAAGGGGACCGACTGCCGCAGCCCCCGCAGCCCGCTCCACCTGGCCCCGCTCTGCCTGCGCGCGCCGGGGCATGACACAGCCATGCCATGATTGACGGCTTCACTCATGGCCTTATCTCGAATCAGCAGTGCGGAGGAATCCCATGACACAGGCTGCGCTCAGGGCAGGGCCCGCCATGGTAGCCGCCGGTTTGTGTGCGGCGGCGCTGCTTGTATCGGCGTGTGTCGCCGCCGCCGTCGGTGGCGCCGGTCTCGGCGCATCGGCGGTCTATACTGCCAGCGAGACACGGACCGTGGACCAGGTGGCCACCGATAACCGCATCCAGATCCATATCAACCGTCAGATTTTTGATGAAAGCGCCGGCCTCTTTGTGGATGTGCGCACCGTGGTCTATCGCCGACGGGTTTTGCTGCTGGGCGCGGTGGAGGCGTCGGATGATCGCGACCTGGTGGCGCAGCTCTCCCGGCAGGTCGAAGGCGTGCGTGAGGTCATCAACGAAATCGACGTGGTGGGCGCGGGCCTGGTCGACGCCGCTGCGGACCGGGTTCTGGAAAAGTCCATCCAGGGCCGGTTGCTGACGGAGCGCGACATCGCCTCGGCCAACTATCGCGTCCGGGTGGCCGGCCGCAAGGTGTTGCTGATCGGCTGCGCCCTGGACAGTGCGGAACTGATCCGTGTCCGCCTGATCATCGCCGAAAAAGCGCCCGACCATGTGCTGCGGGACTATGTGAAAATCGGCGCCGCCTGCGCCTAGGCGGGCGGCGGCTGTCCCGACCTCTTGGGCGTCACGCTGTGCAGGAAGGCTTGCACCTGACGCGGCGAGCGCAGGAACCGTACCCTGGGCGCTACCGCCGGATCGGCCAGCCGGCGGAGGTGGCCTGGCCGGTTTTTCTTCGGCACATTCCAGACATGGCGCAGAAAGCCGAAGTCCAGCCGCTCCGGACAGCCCGCTGCCATATCCGGCCGCACCCGACCCGGATTGAGCACCATGCGTTTGATCACACGCCAGCGACACAGCCATTTTGACATGTCCAGATACAGAACGAGATCGGCCCGCGGCAGACGCAGATCCCAGGTGTTGGAGTAATTGCCATCCATCACCCAGCGCTCGGCCGCCGCCAGCTCGGCAACCTGTCGTCGCCACATTTCCTGCGCCGGCTCGCGCCAGCCCGACCGCCAGTAGTGCTGATCCAGATGAACACACGGCAGGCCGAGACGGCCGGCAAGCGCCCCCGCGACCGTGGACTTGCCGCTGCCCGGCGAGCCCAGAACCAGAATACGGTGCCCGTATGTGGTCATCTCATATGTGTTCATCGCACATGCGCCCGTCGCCAGCGCACCCATCACCTATGGGCTCGTCGCTTCATCCGGTTGTACGCCGCCCGGTCGGCCATCCGGTGACGGCCGCATCATCATGTCACCCTGGCGGGATCGTCAAATAATCAATGGCGTTGCGGCCGGCCGGACCGGCTCGCCTTTTTGGCGCTTTGCCTGCCGCTGGTCTATACTTTCCCGTGACCATCGAAAGCACGGGGCCATGGGACGACAATCAGTAGCGGACAGCCGCCGGGATGGTGTGTTTTCGCACTATGATCATGGTCCCTTTTTCTGCGAGATGTTTGGTCGCCGCGGCCTGTCCCATACCCGCCTGATTCGCCGGCGGCTGGACGAGTTGGACATCCCGACCCTGCGGCGTCGTGCCCGTGACGCGGCGCGCGAGCTGTTCAATCTCGGCATCACCTTCACGGTTTATTCCGAGCGTGAGGCCATTGATCGCATCCTGCCGTTCGACCTTATCCCGCGCGTCCTGTCGAAGGCCGACTGGGCGACTATCGAAAGCGGCGTGCAGCAGCGAGTCACCGCCATCAACCTGTTTCTGCATGATGTCTATCACGGCGAGAAAATCATCCGCGACAAAGTCGTGCCGGAAGAGCTGGTCAAGGGCAATGCCAATTACCGGCCGGAAATGCGCAATGTGGACCCGCCGCACGGCACCTATGTCCATATCTGCGGCACCGACATCGTGCGCGACGAGACCGGTCGCTTTCGTGTGCTGGAGGACAATGCGCGCACGCCGTCGGGTGTCTCCTATGTGATTGAGAACCGTCACCTGATGATGCGCGCTTTCGCTGACCTGGCGAACGGTATTCCCATTGCTGATGTGGATCAGTATGGCAGCCAGCTTGCCCGGACCATGGCCGACGTGGCGCCGGTCGGCGTCGATCAACCGACCATCGCCCTGCTGTCGCCCGGGGTCTTCAACTCCGCCTATTTCGAGCACGTCTTTCTCGCCCGCGAGATGGGCGCGGTTCTGGTTGAAGGCCAGGATCTGGTTGTGATTGACGATCATGTGTTCATGAAGACCACCGGCGGGCTGGAGGCGGTGCACGTCATCTACCGCCGCATCGACGATGATTTTCTCGATCCCAAAGTGTTCCGCGCCGACAGCCTGCTGGGGGTGCCCGGCCTGTTCGAGGCCTACCGCAAGGGCCATGTGACCCTGGCCAATGCCATCGGTACGGGCGTTGCTGACGATAAGGCCATCTATGCCTATATGCCGCGGATCATCCGCTACTACCTGGACCAGGAGCCGATCATCGCCAATGTGGACACTCACATCTGCCGTGAGGCGGAAGGGCTCGCCTATACGCTGGACAATCTGGCCAGCCTGGTGACCAAGCCGGTTGGTGAATCCGGCGGTTATGGCGTTGTGGTCGGCCCGGCCGCCAGCCGCCGCGAGCTGGCCGACCTCCGCGCCAAGCTGCGGCGCAAGCCCGAGAATTTCATCAGCCAGCCGGTTGTCCAGCTCTCGGTCAGCCCCACCTTCACCGGCCGGGCGGTGGAGCCGCGGCACGTGGATCTGCGGCCCTTTGCCCTGACCGGCCGCAAGACCTGGGTGCTGCCGGGCGGCCTCAGCCGGGTGGCCATGCGCCGCGGCTCGCTTATCGTCAACTCCTCGCAGGGCGGCGGATCGAAGGATACCTGGGTCCTTGCCTAGCCTGCTCTCACGCTTCGCCGGCAATGCCTTCTGGCTCGGCCGCTACATGGAGCGGGCCGAGAATCTGGCGCGCATTCTCGACACCAATGAGACCTATGCCCGCGAGGAGCCGACCGGGCCGGACTGGCGGCGGGTGCTGGACCTCTATGCCGATGGCGCGCGCTTCATGACCAGCCATGCCCGCGTCGAGGAGCGCGACGTTCTCCATTTCTATGTGCTGGACACCGCCAATCCGGGCTCCATTCTCAGTGCCGTCATGGCCGCGCGGCAGAACGCGCGAACCATTCGCCATCTCATCAGCACCGAGATGTGGACCCACCTCAACGTCTTTCACAGCCGCCTGTCGCGCCTCACCCGGCGTGATGTGCGGGCCGACAACCTGGCCCGCGTCTGCTGGGACACCAAGCTCGGCTGCCAGACTTTTGAAGGTATTGCCGAGGGCACCTTTCAGCGCGATGAACCGTGGTGCTTCTACCATCTCGGCAAGTATCTGGAGCGCGCCGACCAGACCACCCGGGTGCTCGACATGGGCTGCAAGTGGCTGGGCGAGGCGGCGGACGATGCGCTGGCGCCGGTCAAGCGCGATGTGCTGGTGCGCTCACTCAGCGGCTACCACGCCTTCCGCAGCCGCTACCCCACCGCCAGCGGCCTCGACGACATTGCCCGCTTCCTGCTGCATGATGAACAGTTTCCCCGCGCCGTGCGCCTGTGTATCAACCGCATGAGCGACCGCCTGCGCGACCTCGCCAACCGCCATGGCGCCGACGCGGTGGAGATCGCCGACAGCGCCCGCATGCATCTTCAGTTCACGCTGGAGACCGGCGCTGGTGGCCGCACCACGCCGGCCGCCCTGCATCGCTTCCTCGATGGCTTGCAGGCCAGGCTGGACGGCGTGTCGGACAGCATCGCCGTCGCCTTCTTCGCCCGCGCCTGATACACCACACGCCGTCCACACCCGTTTCCCTGCGAGGCCACGCCGTGCAGCAGCTCTCCGTGCGTCACCGCACCACCTATCGTTATCGTCGGCCGGTTGCTTTCGGCGAGCACCGCATGATGATGCGTCCGCGCGACAGCCATGACCTGCGCCTGCTCGACGCCACCCTCACCCTGCAGCCGCGAGCCAGCCGCGTGCGATGGCTGCATGACGTATTCGGCAATTCAGTGGCCATCGCCAGGTTCGATCAGCCGGCCGACACGCTGATTCTGGAATCGGCCATCACCATCGAACGCTATCCCTTCGTTCAGCCGGACTATCCCATTGAGGACTATGCGCGGACCCTGCCGTTCAGCTATCCCGCACGCGAGGTGCCGGACCTTGGCCGCACCATAGAGCGTCACTATGCCGATCCCGAGCGGCGGGTGACGGACTGGGCGCGGCGCCATATCAATCCGGTCGGCATGACCCAGACGGAAGATTTTCTCATCGCCATCACCCGCGCCATCCAGGCGGAGTTCCGCTATGAAGCGCGATCCGCGCCCGGCGTACAGAGTCCGGTCGAAACCCTCGATCAAGGCTCGGGCACCTGTCGCGACTTCGCCCTGTTCATGATGGAGGCGGCGCGCAGCGTCGGCCTGGCGGCACGCTTCGTCTCCGGCTATCTCTATGATCCGGCGCTCGACGCGCCCGGCCGGAAGAACGACGCCGCAAGCCCCGGTCCGACGGTCGGCGCCGGCGCCTCGCACGCCTGGGTCCAGGTCTATCTGCCTGGCGCCGGC contains the following coding sequences:
- a CDS encoding ABC transporter substrate-binding protein; the encoded protein is ATINVNPSSQYWPNWTKFPFSLTGWTHRPLAVMLLALAYKSGVPWNESNYSNAEFDEILAQAEGVLDAKERSLLVKRMEEIMQEDGPLVQSWWRDAYAAYDKRLLGYQQHPTNYWSLEEYALAT
- a CDS encoding ABC transporter substrate-binding protein; translated protein: MTKALRKEGVDHPYVGELKRQLADKEIGRRDFLQTATMLGMSATAAYAFAGKVTGEKMVSRAKAADMPMGGTPTISARVQDFTNPHADSWGNVATRTNYDYLAKTHVDNITRPMMLESWSASDDLRTWEFKLRPGINFHNGRQFTSDDAIWNIEHMLDDSTGSSVLGLMKDYMLNEVTKTVDGEEVTRHEIWDANAFEKVDDLTFRMNTKAPNVGIPEHLWHYPAVMMDPEEGGVMKAGSNGTGPFPVVDFELGRRIRVEANADYWARGMDFGGGKIGPYFDAVEFVDLGDDTSAFVAAMASRQVMGGVLTDNAQIAIVETLPHVDLYQKTTSITVIARGHTTTAPFDDPRVRKALRLATDQQGVLALGVQGYGSVAEHHHVSPVHPDYYKLPFFGQNIEEAKRLLAEAGHPNLEMVIETRANPAWEINSAQALQEQWKAVGVNATVNVNPSSQYWPNWTKFPFSLTGWSHRPLAVMLLALAYKSGVPWNESNFSNAEFDEILAQAEGILDAKERSLLVKRLEEIMQEDGPLVQSFWRDSFGAMDKRVLGYAQHPQAYFSLEEYAIAG
- a CDS encoding phytanoyl-CoA dioxygenase family protein encodes the protein MAKLRVGDLAAVTVVTPTPKRLTNEQVAAWNRDGMLYMPGVFSGHEIGLLKALVTEDDAITANIGGPVDSKGEQAQLFSFGGQPDDVMGAFVRIARLVEMTEDLLGGREVYHWHSKFSFKPPHSKGTWDWHQDYGSWYLDGCLWPDSLTAMIAMDVIDESNGCVQLVRGSHLAGRVDHMPVGKAMGADPDRVARMLEGGDLVMCEMQPGDVVFFHSNTLHASGPNTSQRSRDVFHISYNTAHSAPPKGFGYTRHQYEPLKMLPDDVLTSGRYAPRVDRDALAADRALRDKDRERVGNLYGYTRSAQEQQASGKAAAK
- a CDS encoding NnrS family protein — translated: MRATGFRPFFFLAAVWGLCVVGLTALAAAGSPLAGQALPANPFAWHGREMVFGYVPAVMAGFLLTAIPNWTGRLPLAGWRLWLLVGLWFGGRVAGWAGEWTGGACSGPGAAIPPAALVAADLAFLTMLVLVVGRELVAGRNWRNLPVLAGVMVMLLALALWHGSAASGAVPANVGLRLGLAAAAMMIALIGGRIVPSFTTNWLKGRGASGLPRPFGPYDRMVLLATGVALAGWVIVPASASTMGLAALAAGLNIVRLARWRGAATAGEPLLWVLHLGYGWLVLALALIALGAARPEAAPAAIHGLGAGAIATMTLAMMSRATLGHSGSPLTAGPLLTLVFVAVTAAALLRVTAALWPTGPASLVTAAAVAWTLAFMGFLIACGPLLLRLRAVG
- a CDS encoding BON domain-containing protein, with translation MTQAALRAGPAMVAAGLCAAALLVSACVAAAVGGAGLGASAVYTASETRTVDQVATDNRIQIHINRQIFDESAGLFVDVRTVVYRRRVLLLGAVEASDDRDLVAQLSRQVEGVREVINEIDVVGAGLVDAAADRVLEKSIQGRLLTERDIASANYRVRVAGRKVLLIGCALDSAELIRVRLIIAEKAPDHVLRDYVKIGAACA
- a CDS encoding circularly permuted type 2 ATP-grasp protein, which codes for MGRQSVADSRRDGVFSHYDHGPFFCEMFGRRGLSHTRLIRRRLDELDIPTLRRRARDAARELFNLGITFTVYSEREAIDRILPFDLIPRVLSKADWATIESGVQQRVTAINLFLHDVYHGEKIIRDKVVPEELVKGNANYRPEMRNVDPPHGTYVHICGTDIVRDETGRFRVLEDNARTPSGVSYVIENRHLMMRAFADLANGIPIADVDQYGSQLARTMADVAPVGVDQPTIALLSPGVFNSAYFEHVFLAREMGAVLVEGQDLVVIDDHVFMKTTGGLEAVHVIYRRIDDDFLDPKVFRADSLLGVPGLFEAYRKGHVTLANAIGTGVADDKAIYAYMPRIIRYYLDQEPIIANVDTHICREAEGLAYTLDNLASLVTKPVGESGGYGVVVGPAASRRELADLRAKLRRKPENFISQPVVQLSVSPTFTGRAVEPRHVDLRPFALTGRKTWVLPGGLSRVAMRRGSLIVNSSQGGGSKDTWVLA
- a CDS encoding alpha-E domain-containing protein, producing MPSLLSRFAGNAFWLGRYMERAENLARILDTNETYAREEPTGPDWRRVLDLYADGARFMTSHARVEERDVLHFYVLDTANPGSILSAVMAARQNARTIRHLISTEMWTHLNVFHSRLSRLTRRDVRADNLARVCWDTKLGCQTFEGIAEGTFQRDEPWCFYHLGKYLERADQTTRVLDMGCKWLGEAADDALAPVKRDVLVRSLSGYHAFRSRYPTASGLDDIARFLLHDEQFPRAVRLCINRMSDRLRDLANRHGADAVEIADSARMHLQFTLETGAGGRTTPAALHRFLDGLQARLDGVSDSIAVAFFARA
- a CDS encoding transglutaminase family protein, which encodes MQQLSVRHRTTYRYRRPVAFGEHRMMMRPRDSHDLRLLDATLTLQPRASRVRWLHDVFGNSVAIARFDQPADTLILESAITIERYPFVQPDYPIEDYARTLPFSYPAREVPDLGRTIERHYADPERRVTDWARRHINPVGMTQTEDFLIAITRAIQAEFRYEARSAPGVQSPVETLDQGSGTCRDFALFMMEAARSVGLAARFVSGYLYDPALDAPGRKNDAASPGPTVGAGASHAWVQVYLPGAGWIEFDPTNGAHGGHNLVPIAVAREPGQALPVVGTYDGTADDLLGMEVEVSVRRLQVAPAA